One genomic segment of Anguilla anguilla isolate fAngAng1 chromosome 2, fAngAng1.pri, whole genome shotgun sequence includes these proteins:
- the smdt1b gene encoding single-pass membrane protein with aspartate-rich tail 1b, whose amino-acid sequence MRRKMAMASAVCSLSRRFVLKNTRVLTHHIKYTGTKVSIRNAVTTSSGAVLPKPVKTSFGLIRMTIVVVPFLYVGTLISKNFAALLEEHDIFVPEDDDDDD is encoded by the exons atGCGGAGGAAGATGGCAATGGCGTCGGCTGTGTGCAGCCTTTCAAGGCGTTTTGTGTTGAAAAACACCCGGGTTTTGACTCATCACATTAAATACACCGGCACAAAGGTTTCGATTCGAAATGCAGTTACAACGTCTTCGGGCGCCGTTCTCCCTAAGCCTGTTAAA ACCTCCTTCGGTCTTATCCGCATGACCATTGTCGTCGTGCCCTTCCTGTACGTGGGCACGCTGATCAGCAAGAACTTCGCCGCCCTGCTGGAAGAGCACGATATCTTTGTCCCcgaggacgacgacgacgacgactgA
- the zgc:158803 gene encoding LUC7 domain-containing protein — MSAQAQMRAMLDQLMGTGRDGDSMRQRIKFSDERVCKSHLLDSCPHDILSGTRMDLGECVKVHDLALRADYEIASKQQEYFFELDAAEHLQSFIADCDRRTELAKKRLAETQEEISAEVAAKAERVHELNEEIGKLLARAEQLGGEGNVDEAQQVLEKVEKTRAMKREAEDIYRNSMPASSFQQQKLRVCEVCSAYLGLHDNDRRLADHFGGKLHLGFIEIREKLERLRKAVVEKQERMRMRRREERDREEERERQKEWELEREREREREKERERERERERERRRTRSRSGERYRDGGSSSSHHPRRHHSSRSREEGGEKDRERRHRHKERHRSRSHSHRSKKKRDRSPHPREREQSPSQDRGSERVMRAGADFWREGERTERERSASPDMARGRDVPRERERSLSLERERQSSSEERESGEI, encoded by the exons ATGTCGGCTCAAGCGCAAATGCGAGCAATGCTAGACCAACTAATGGGTACCGGGAGAGATG GGGACAGCATGCGGCAGAGGATCAAGTTCTCAGACGAACGAGTGTGCAAAAGTCACCTTCTTGACTCCTGTCCTCATGACATACTTTCAGGCACG CGCATGGACCTGGGGGAGTGCGTGAAGGTCCACGATCTGGCTCTCAGGGCCGACTATGAGATCGCCTCCAAGCAGCAGGAGTATTTCTTCGAGCTCGAC GCCGCGGAGCACCTGCAGTCCTTCATCGCGGACTGCGACCGGCGGACCGAGCTGGCCAAGAAGCGCCTGGCCGAGACGCAGGAGGAGATCAGCGCCGAGGTGGCGGCCAAG GCGGAGCGAGTGCACGAGCTCAACGAGGAGATCGGGAAGCTCCTGGCGCGCGCCGAGCAgctggggggcgaggggaacGTGGACGAGGCGCAGCAGGTgctggagaaggtggagaagaCGCGAGCCATGAAGAGAGAGGCGGAG gatATATATAGAAACTCAATGCCAGCTTCCAGTTTCCAGCAGCAGAAGCTCCGGGTCTGTGAGGTTTGCTCCGCCTACCTGGGTCTCCATGACAATGACCGTCGCCTTGCTGACCACTTTGGCGGGAAGCTGCACCTGGGCTTTATTGAGATCCGTGAGAAGCTGGAAAGACTAAGG AAAGCAGTTGTCGAAAAGCAGGAGCGAATGCGAATGAGAAGACGGGAAGAACGAGAccgagaggaggagagagagagacagaaggagtgggaactggagagggagagggagcgcgagagggagaaagagcgtgagagggagagagagagagaacgagagaggcGGAG aACAAGGTCAAGAAGTGGAGAACGATACAG GGATGGTGGAAGCTCGTCCTCCCATCACCCTCGTCGCCATCATTCCTCCCGTTCCcgggaagagggaggagagaaggatagagagaggagGCACAGGCATAAAGAGAGACATCGTTCACGTTCCCACTCCCACAGGAGCAAGAAGAAGAG AGACAGATCCCCACACCCCCGCGAGAGGGAGCAGTCGCCGTCCCAGGacagagggagcgagcgagtgaTGAGGGCGGGAGCAGACTTTTGGAGGGAAGGCGAGCGGACGGAAAGGGAGAGGTCCGCCTCCCCGGACATGGCGAGGGGGAGGGACGTGccgcgggagagagagcggtcGCTGTCGCTGGAAAGAGAGCGGCAGTCCAGCTCTGAGGAGAGAGAATCCGGGGAGATCTAG
- the LOC118216849 gene encoding polymerase delta-interacting protein 3-like isoform X1, protein MADLSLDELIRQRGISTRGTARPIFRKATGGVGRMFDARQKIGATEIRQRTGAGEGFQLKDAREKLVQKDARFRIFRGGPTAGGVQDARQTINSRKQQLGQNQLRSTPQSQAQHSSQGFLQTQTPQTQTVSQSSNVVVQSSVNVNSAQGLTTRGGALGHGGGPSKLMDARDRLSLKRSIAVALPTPGSPSPLKITKTIQQRPVGMTSGVRITVPSRDTQSLSGEDDVIPSKQMKPGVPGSLFSGPITKVVKNDSYTAPRPPVPEAPSRPTPALPATRSAPSVLNPGPVSRTLVTGQAQPGGGSGDASSHPATVQPACSPLEGTKMTVNNLHPRVTEEDIVELFCVCGALKRARLVKAGVAEVVFVRKEDAVAAYRKYNNRCLDGQPMKCNLHIQGSVISSDQPILLRLSDSPGGGGGGAGGRKEGRASSLSRPDARPRSSKPTPEVDPQTILKALFKSSSHTATSTQSAKSQSAAFSIKI, encoded by the exons ATGGCGGATCTTTCTTTGGACGAGCTCATACGCCAACGCGGCATAAGCACTAGAGGAACAGCCAG ACCCATATTTAGAAAGGCCACAGGAGGCGTGGGAAGAATGTTTGATGCAAGACAGAAAATTGGAGCAACTGAGATCAGGCAGAGAACTGGTGCCGGGGAAG GCTTTCAGCTGAAAGATGCTAGGGAGAAGCTTGTTCAGAAAGATGCCCGTTTTAGGATTTTTAGAGGAGGGCCCACCGCGGGAGGTGTTCAGGATGCCAGGCAGACAATAAACTCACGCAAACAGCAGCTGGGACAGAATCAGCTGCGCAGCACGCCGCAGTCACAAGCCCAACACTCCTCACAGGGATTCCTGCAGACGCAAACGCCTCAGACACAAACTGTCAGCCAAAGCAGTAACGTGGTCGTGCAGAGCTCTGTGAATGTGAACTCAGCTCAGGGATTAACCACCAGAGGAGGGGCTCTGGGACACGGAGGCGGGCCAAGTAAATTGATGGATGCCCGTGATAGGCTTAGTCTAAAGAGAAGCATTGCAGTGGCCTTACCCACTCCTGGGTCACCGTCGCCCCTCAAGATCACCAAGACCATCCAG CAGAGGCCGGTTGGAATGACGAGTGGAGTCCGCATCACCGTTCCCAGCAGGGATACCCAG tctctctcaggtGAGGATGATGTCATCCCCAGTAAACAGATGAAG CCTGGAGTTCCTGGTTCTCTCTTTTCTGGCCCTATCACCAAAGTTGTCAAAAACGACAGCTATACTGCACCCCGTCCTCCTGTGCCTGAAGCCCCCTCCAGGCCCACCCCTGCTCTTCCAGCAACCCGTTCCGCGCCCTCTGTCCTGAACCCTGGTCCAGTCTCTCGAACCCTGGTCACCGGACAGGCACAGCCGGGAGGGGGTAGTGGGGATGCCAGCTCACATCCGGcgactgtacag CCAGCTTGCAGTCCCCTGGAAGGGACTAAAATGACGGTGAACAACCTTCATCCACGCGTCACTGAGGAGGACATTGTG GAGTTGTTCTGCGTGTGTGGCGCCCTGAAACGGGCACGGCTTGTCAAGGCTGGGGTCGCGGAGGTGGTGTTTGTCAGGAAGGAGGACGCTGTCGCAGCGTACAGGAAGTACAATAACCGCTGCTTGGATG GTCAGCCAATGAAGTGTAATCTTCACATTCAGGGAAGCGTCATCAGCTCAGACCAGCCAATCCTGCT GAGGTTGAGTGACAgtccaggaggaggaggaggaggggctgggggaAGAAAGGAGGGACGggcgtcctctctctctcgccccgaCGCCCGTCCCAGGTCCTCTAAGCCCACGCCTGAGGTTGACCCCCAGACCATATTAAAGGCCCTTTTTAAGTCTTCCTCTCACACTGCCACTTCCACCCAGTCCGCTAAATCGCAGTCAGCCGCCTTTAGCATCAAGATTTAA
- the LOC118216849 gene encoding polymerase delta-interacting protein 3-like isoform X2: protein MADLSLDELIRQRGISTRGTARPIFRKATGGVGRMFDARQKIGATEIRQRTGAGEGFQLKDAREKLVQKDARFRIFRGGPTAGGVQDARQTINSRKQQLGQNQLRSTPQSQAQHSSQGFLQTQTPQTQTVSQSSNVVVQSSVNVNSAQGLTTRGGALGHGGGPSKLMDARDRLSLKRSIAVALPTPGSPSPLKITKTIQRPVGMTSGVRITVPSRDTQSLSGEDDVIPSKQMKPGVPGSLFSGPITKVVKNDSYTAPRPPVPEAPSRPTPALPATRSAPSVLNPGPVSRTLVTGQAQPGGGSGDASSHPATVQPACSPLEGTKMTVNNLHPRVTEEDIVELFCVCGALKRARLVKAGVAEVVFVRKEDAVAAYRKYNNRCLDGQPMKCNLHIQGSVISSDQPILLRLSDSPGGGGGGAGGRKEGRASSLSRPDARPRSSKPTPEVDPQTILKALFKSSSHTATSTQSAKSQSAAFSIKI from the exons ATGGCGGATCTTTCTTTGGACGAGCTCATACGCCAACGCGGCATAAGCACTAGAGGAACAGCCAG ACCCATATTTAGAAAGGCCACAGGAGGCGTGGGAAGAATGTTTGATGCAAGACAGAAAATTGGAGCAACTGAGATCAGGCAGAGAACTGGTGCCGGGGAAG GCTTTCAGCTGAAAGATGCTAGGGAGAAGCTTGTTCAGAAAGATGCCCGTTTTAGGATTTTTAGAGGAGGGCCCACCGCGGGAGGTGTTCAGGATGCCAGGCAGACAATAAACTCACGCAAACAGCAGCTGGGACAGAATCAGCTGCGCAGCACGCCGCAGTCACAAGCCCAACACTCCTCACAGGGATTCCTGCAGACGCAAACGCCTCAGACACAAACTGTCAGCCAAAGCAGTAACGTGGTCGTGCAGAGCTCTGTGAATGTGAACTCAGCTCAGGGATTAACCACCAGAGGAGGGGCTCTGGGACACGGAGGCGGGCCAAGTAAATTGATGGATGCCCGTGATAGGCTTAGTCTAAAGAGAAGCATTGCAGTGGCCTTACCCACTCCTGGGTCACCGTCGCCCCTCAAGATCACCAAGACCATCCAG AGGCCGGTTGGAATGACGAGTGGAGTCCGCATCACCGTTCCCAGCAGGGATACCCAG tctctctcaggtGAGGATGATGTCATCCCCAGTAAACAGATGAAG CCTGGAGTTCCTGGTTCTCTCTTTTCTGGCCCTATCACCAAAGTTGTCAAAAACGACAGCTATACTGCACCCCGTCCTCCTGTGCCTGAAGCCCCCTCCAGGCCCACCCCTGCTCTTCCAGCAACCCGTTCCGCGCCCTCTGTCCTGAACCCTGGTCCAGTCTCTCGAACCCTGGTCACCGGACAGGCACAGCCGGGAGGGGGTAGTGGGGATGCCAGCTCACATCCGGcgactgtacag CCAGCTTGCAGTCCCCTGGAAGGGACTAAAATGACGGTGAACAACCTTCATCCACGCGTCACTGAGGAGGACATTGTG GAGTTGTTCTGCGTGTGTGGCGCCCTGAAACGGGCACGGCTTGTCAAGGCTGGGGTCGCGGAGGTGGTGTTTGTCAGGAAGGAGGACGCTGTCGCAGCGTACAGGAAGTACAATAACCGCTGCTTGGATG GTCAGCCAATGAAGTGTAATCTTCACATTCAGGGAAGCGTCATCAGCTCAGACCAGCCAATCCTGCT GAGGTTGAGTGACAgtccaggaggaggaggaggaggggctgggggaAGAAAGGAGGGACGggcgtcctctctctctcgccccgaCGCCCGTCCCAGGTCCTCTAAGCCCACGCCTGAGGTTGACCCCCAGACCATATTAAAGGCCCTTTTTAAGTCTTCCTCTCACACTGCCACTTCCACCCAGTCCGCTAAATCGCAGTCAGCCGCCTTTAGCATCAAGATTTAA
- the LOC118216849 gene encoding polymerase delta-interacting protein 3-like isoform X3, giving the protein MFDARQKIGATEIRQRTGAGEGFQLKDAREKLVQKDARFRIFRGGPTAGGVQDARQTINSRKQQLGQNQLRSTPQSQAQHSSQGFLQTQTPQTQTVSQSSNVVVQSSVNVNSAQGLTTRGGALGHGGGPSKLMDARDRLSLKRSIAVALPTPGSPSPLKITKTIQQRPVGMTSGVRITVPSRDTQSLSGEDDVIPSKQMKPGVPGSLFSGPITKVVKNDSYTAPRPPVPEAPSRPTPALPATRSAPSVLNPGPVSRTLVTGQAQPGGGSGDASSHPATVQPACSPLEGTKMTVNNLHPRVTEEDIVELFCVCGALKRARLVKAGVAEVVFVRKEDAVAAYRKYNNRCLDGQPMKCNLHIQGSVISSDQPILLRLSDSPGGGGGGAGGRKEGRASSLSRPDARPRSSKPTPEVDPQTILKALFKSSSHTATSTQSAKSQSAAFSIKI; this is encoded by the exons ATGTTTGATGCAAGACAGAAAATTGGAGCAACTGAGATCAGGCAGAGAACTGGTGCCGGGGAAG GCTTTCAGCTGAAAGATGCTAGGGAGAAGCTTGTTCAGAAAGATGCCCGTTTTAGGATTTTTAGAGGAGGGCCCACCGCGGGAGGTGTTCAGGATGCCAGGCAGACAATAAACTCACGCAAACAGCAGCTGGGACAGAATCAGCTGCGCAGCACGCCGCAGTCACAAGCCCAACACTCCTCACAGGGATTCCTGCAGACGCAAACGCCTCAGACACAAACTGTCAGCCAAAGCAGTAACGTGGTCGTGCAGAGCTCTGTGAATGTGAACTCAGCTCAGGGATTAACCACCAGAGGAGGGGCTCTGGGACACGGAGGCGGGCCAAGTAAATTGATGGATGCCCGTGATAGGCTTAGTCTAAAGAGAAGCATTGCAGTGGCCTTACCCACTCCTGGGTCACCGTCGCCCCTCAAGATCACCAAGACCATCCAG CAGAGGCCGGTTGGAATGACGAGTGGAGTCCGCATCACCGTTCCCAGCAGGGATACCCAG tctctctcaggtGAGGATGATGTCATCCCCAGTAAACAGATGAAG CCTGGAGTTCCTGGTTCTCTCTTTTCTGGCCCTATCACCAAAGTTGTCAAAAACGACAGCTATACTGCACCCCGTCCTCCTGTGCCTGAAGCCCCCTCCAGGCCCACCCCTGCTCTTCCAGCAACCCGTTCCGCGCCCTCTGTCCTGAACCCTGGTCCAGTCTCTCGAACCCTGGTCACCGGACAGGCACAGCCGGGAGGGGGTAGTGGGGATGCCAGCTCACATCCGGcgactgtacag CCAGCTTGCAGTCCCCTGGAAGGGACTAAAATGACGGTGAACAACCTTCATCCACGCGTCACTGAGGAGGACATTGTG GAGTTGTTCTGCGTGTGTGGCGCCCTGAAACGGGCACGGCTTGTCAAGGCTGGGGTCGCGGAGGTGGTGTTTGTCAGGAAGGAGGACGCTGTCGCAGCGTACAGGAAGTACAATAACCGCTGCTTGGATG GTCAGCCAATGAAGTGTAATCTTCACATTCAGGGAAGCGTCATCAGCTCAGACCAGCCAATCCTGCT GAGGTTGAGTGACAgtccaggaggaggaggaggaggggctgggggaAGAAAGGAGGGACGggcgtcctctctctctcgccccgaCGCCCGTCCCAGGTCCTCTAAGCCCACGCCTGAGGTTGACCCCCAGACCATATTAAAGGCCCTTTTTAAGTCTTCCTCTCACACTGCCACTTCCACCCAGTCCGCTAAATCGCAGTCAGCCGCCTTTAGCATCAAGATTTAA
- the rrp7a gene encoding ribosomal RNA-processing protein 7 homolog A, whose amino-acid sequence MAPSKAKRSREPCVIPGGFTVLPLKFSTDSVSCHSVCVKEHRVRAEKNTNRPLDRTLFAINIPPYCSEAVVRDLFSQFGPIQSVELRERPGTAEPAESKLSRYFTPAQKEGFKVGYIVFKSGSGVTAAKSHPADAPLVVSTEQRPVRTGLKKWIHQYSNSLIQPDKLQADVDRFMQEYDKKKEESEQKKKEAEKQQEEDEEGWVKVTRGARGSKARPHSEAANQKALQRESRKKKRKELLNFYTWQHRNTQREHIAELRKKFEEDKQRIAVLRAQRKFKPY is encoded by the exons ATGGCGCCCTCCAAGGCAAAGCGTTCACGAGAACCTTGTGTTATTCCAGGGGGATTTACAG TGCTCCCGCTGAAGTTCAGTACGGACAGCGTCAGCtgccacagtgtgtgtgtaaaggagCACAGAGTTCGGGccgaaaaaaatacaaacagaccGCTTGACAGGACGTTGTTTGCGATCAACATTCCACCATACTGCTCAGAG GCGGTGGTGAGGGACCTGTTCTCGCAGTTTGGGCCGATTCAGTCTGTGGAACTGAGGGAGCGGCCCGGTACCGCCGAGCCCGCAGAATCAAAACTGTCAAGATATTTCACACCAGCACAGAAAGAG GGATTTAAAGTAGGTTACATTGTCTTCAAAAGTGGCTCCGGTGTGACAGCTGCCAAGTCCCATCCCGCTGACGCTCCACTGGTCGTCTCCACAGAACAGCGGCCTGTCAGGACAGGCTTGAAGA AATGGATACATCAGTACAGTAACTCGTTAATTCAACCAGACAAGCTTCAAGCAGACGTTGACCGCTTCATGCAAGAATATGACAAAAAGAAAGAG GAGTCagaacaaaagaagaaagaagcagagaagcagcaggaggaggacgaggagggtTGGGTGAAGGTCACAAGGGGCGCGCGAGGGAGCAAGGCCCGCCCTCACAGCGAGGCAGCCAACCAGAAAGCTCTGCAGAGGGaaagcaggaagaagaagaggaaggagctGCTTAACTTCTACACCTGGCAGCACCGAAACACACAAAGAGAGC ACATTGCTGAGCTTAGGAAAAAGTTTGAGGAAGATAAACAGAGGATTGCAGTGCTGAGAGCACAGAGGAAATTCAAACCTTATTGA
- the mb gene encoding myoglobin — protein sequence MTDFELVLKAWKPIEADLKGNGGVVLTRLFQEHPETQQLFPKFAAIAPGDLAGNAAISEHGCTVLTKLGDLLHAKGNHADILKPLAKTHATQHKIKLQNFQLITEVIVKLMGEKGVDAAGQEAVRKVMQAVIGDIDNFYKEFGFQG from the exons ATGACTGATTTTGAATTGGTCCTGAAGGCCTGGAAACCCATTGAGGCCGACCTAAAAGGGAATGGAGGAGTGGTTCTCACCCG TCTGTTCCAGGAGCACCCAGAAACCCAGCAGCTGTTTCCCAAGTTTGCGGCGATAGCACCGGGCGACCTGGCAGGAAATGCCGCCATATCAGAACACGGGTGCACAGTGCTGACGAAGCTGGGAGATCTGCTGCACGCCAAGGGGAACCACGCTGACATCCTCAAGCCCCTGGCCAAAACCcatgcaacacaacacaagatCAAACTCCAGAACTTCCAa CTGATAACCGAGGTCATCGTGAAGCTGAtgggggagaagggggtggaCGCAGCGGGGCAGGAGGCCGTGAGGAAGGTGATGCAGGCGGTCATCGGCGACATCGACAACTTCTACAAGGAGTTCGGCTTCCAGGGGTAG
- the serhl gene encoding serine hydrolase-like protein isoform X2 has translation MGLLSMFKTLRAVRHLSTGGAMQQAVSELCVPVPWGQIRGQVWGPDHGRPVLCLHGWSDNCGSFKNLIPLLPKECKYVAMDMAGHGLSSHRPDGVFYMFSSYVADVYRVIDALQWKRFSIIGHSMGGNVASLFSALYPEMVERLVVLDLFGFFPTEVEKIPELMRKGIDEMVQYDKRKGERAERVYTYEKAVERLRAANPFLSEQSARILLERGSTEVEGGVVFNRDFRINLTNITRLTLMQAFEMLSRTQAQIHLVMASNGIRRSLSEPLKQVCDELLKAYADKGASVVTVEGDHHVHLNRPEAVAQLLTDYLQRGAVTRADGPATGMDAAKLG, from the exons ATgg GACTTTTGAGTATGTTTAAAACCCTAAGAGCTGTCAGACATTTGTCTACCGGAGGTGCAATGCAACAAGCGG TTTCAGAACTGTGTGTACCTGTTCCATGGGGACAAATAAGGGGACAGGTCTGGGGTCCTGACCATGGCCGTCCAGTGCTCTGCCTCCATGGCTGGTCTGACAACTGTGGGTCTTTCAAAAACCTAATTCCACTGCTGCCCAAAG AATGCAAGTATGTTGCCATGGATATGGCAGGCCATGGCCTGTCCTCCCACAGGCCAGACGGAGTCTTCTACATGTTCAGTTCTTACGTGGCTGACGTGTACCGTGTCATAGACG ctcTGCAGTGGAAGCGCTTCTCAATCATTGGACACAGTATGG GAGGCAATGTGGCCAGTTTG TTCAGCGCGTTGTATCCTGAGATGGTGGAGAGACTCGTGGTGCTGGATCTCTTCGGTTTCTTTCCCACAGAAGTG GAGAAAATTCCTGAGCTGATGAGAAAGGGGATTGATGAAATGGTTCAGTATgataaaaggaaaggagagagggcagaaaggGTCTACACGTATGAAAAAGCAGTGGAGAG GTTGAGGGCAGCGAACCCCTTTCTGTCTGAGCAGTCTGCACGCATACTTTTGGAGCGAGGGAGCACAGAGGTTGAAGGAg GTGTGGTGTTCAACAGGGACTTCAGGATCAATTTG ACCAACATTACTCGACTCACCTTGATGCAGGCGTTTGAGATGTTGTCCAGAACCCAGGCGCAGATTCACCTGGTGAT GGCGAGTAACGGGATCCGTAGATCACTCAGCGAGCCGTTGAAGCAAGTGTGTGACGAGCTGCTGAAGGCCTACGCTGACAAAGGG GCCAGCGTGGTGACGGTGGAGGGGGACCATCACGTGCACCTGAACCGCCCGGAGGCCGTGGCCCAGCTCCTCACCGACTACTTGCAGCGCGGGGCTGTCACGCGCGCAGACGGGCCGGCAACCGGCATGGACGCAGCTAAACT TGGctga
- the serhl gene encoding serine hydrolase-like protein isoform X1: MFKTLRAVRHLSTGGAMQQAVSELCVPVPWGQIRGQVWGPDHGRPVLCLHGWSDNCGSFKNLIPLLPKECKYVAMDMAGHGLSSHRPDGVFYMFSSYVADVYRVIDALQWKRFSIIGHSMGGNVASLFSALYPEMVERLVVLDLFGFFPTEVEKIPELMRKGIDEMVQYDKRKGERAERVYTYEKAVERLRAANPFLSEQSARILLERGSTEVEGGVVFNRDFRINLTNITRLTLMQAFEMLSRTQAQIHLVMASNGIRRSLSEPLKQVCDELLKAYADKGASVVTVEGDHHVHLNRPEAVAQLLTDYLQRGAVTRADGPATGMDAAKLG, encoded by the exons ATGTTTAAAACCCTAAGAGCTGTCAGACATTTGTCTACCGGAGGTGCAATGCAACAAGCGG TTTCAGAACTGTGTGTACCTGTTCCATGGGGACAAATAAGGGGACAGGTCTGGGGTCCTGACCATGGCCGTCCAGTGCTCTGCCTCCATGGCTGGTCTGACAACTGTGGGTCTTTCAAAAACCTAATTCCACTGCTGCCCAAAG AATGCAAGTATGTTGCCATGGATATGGCAGGCCATGGCCTGTCCTCCCACAGGCCAGACGGAGTCTTCTACATGTTCAGTTCTTACGTGGCTGACGTGTACCGTGTCATAGACG ctcTGCAGTGGAAGCGCTTCTCAATCATTGGACACAGTATGG GAGGCAATGTGGCCAGTTTG TTCAGCGCGTTGTATCCTGAGATGGTGGAGAGACTCGTGGTGCTGGATCTCTTCGGTTTCTTTCCCACAGAAGTG GAGAAAATTCCTGAGCTGATGAGAAAGGGGATTGATGAAATGGTTCAGTATgataaaaggaaaggagagagggcagaaaggGTCTACACGTATGAAAAAGCAGTGGAGAG GTTGAGGGCAGCGAACCCCTTTCTGTCTGAGCAGTCTGCACGCATACTTTTGGAGCGAGGGAGCACAGAGGTTGAAGGAg GTGTGGTGTTCAACAGGGACTTCAGGATCAATTTG ACCAACATTACTCGACTCACCTTGATGCAGGCGTTTGAGATGTTGTCCAGAACCCAGGCGCAGATTCACCTGGTGAT GGCGAGTAACGGGATCCGTAGATCACTCAGCGAGCCGTTGAAGCAAGTGTGTGACGAGCTGCTGAAGGCCTACGCTGACAAAGGG GCCAGCGTGGTGACGGTGGAGGGGGACCATCACGTGCACCTGAACCGCCCGGAGGCCGTGGCCCAGCTCCTCACCGACTACTTGCAGCGCGGGGCTGTCACGCGCGCAGACGGGCCGGCAACCGGCATGGACGCAGCTAAACT TGGctga